A genomic stretch from Telopea speciosissima isolate NSW1024214 ecotype Mountain lineage chromosome 7, Tspe_v1, whole genome shotgun sequence includes:
- the LOC122667112 gene encoding dormancy-associated protein homolog 4 isoform X2, producing the protein MGLLHKLWDDTVAGPTPETGLGKLRRYHSFSPSSSSSSSSSAPSTPRFTSHVDDVPISRSITILRTATSRNSSSDSKSIPSSPAASASNSPASPLSPATSRGEMKRLRRRKSAMESLEQAEPRSPTVYDWMVINALDR; encoded by the exons atgggtCTCCTCCACAAGCTGTGGGACGACACGGTCGCCGGTCCTACTCCTGAAACGGGTCTCGGCAAGCTACGCAGATACCACTCCTtctcaccatcttcttcttcttcttcttcttcgtcggCACCTTCAACACCAAGATTCACTTCCCACGTGGACGACGTCCCCATATCTCGAAGCATCACCATTCTCAGGACTGCTACTTCTCGCAACTCATCTTCCgattccaaatccattccctctTCCCCTGCCGCCTCCGCCTCCAATTCCCCTGCTTCTCCTCTCTCAC CGGCTACGTCCAGAGGAGAGATGAAGAGATTGAGGAGGAGGAAATCAGCAATGGAATCCCTCGAACAAGCCGAGCCCAGAAGCCCTACTGTATACGATTG GATGGTGATAAATGCACTGGATCGGTGA
- the LOC122667112 gene encoding dormancy-associated protein homolog 3 isoform X1, translating to MGLLHKLWDDTVAGPTPETGLGKLRRYHSFSPSSSSSSSSSAPSTPRFTSHVDDVPISRSITILRTATSRNSSSDSKSIPSSPAASASNSPASPLSPATSRGEMKRLRRRKSAMESLEQAEPRSPTDGDKCTGSVRDETVILIK from the exons atgggtCTCCTCCACAAGCTGTGGGACGACACGGTCGCCGGTCCTACTCCTGAAACGGGTCTCGGCAAGCTACGCAGATACCACTCCTtctcaccatcttcttcttcttcttcttcttcgtcggCACCTTCAACACCAAGATTCACTTCCCACGTGGACGACGTCCCCATATCTCGAAGCATCACCATTCTCAGGACTGCTACTTCTCGCAACTCATCTTCCgattccaaatccattccctctTCCCCTGCCGCCTCCGCCTCCAATTCCCCTGCTTCTCCTCTCTCAC CGGCTACGTCCAGAGGAGAGATGAAGAGATTGAGGAGGAGGAAATCAGCAATGGAATCCCTCGAACAAGCCGAGCCCAGAAGCCCTACT GATGGTGATAAATGCACTGGATCGGTGAGAGACGAAACGGTGATTTTGATTAAATaa
- the LOC122668788 gene encoding tRNA:m(4)X modification enzyme TRM13-like, with protein NNNLSTKKGINGGRDYDVDDLKVISKDAENFTFPNKELFEPSDDITSNMKRNAVYNLTVPEFSQLMRKIELIHGSISSEIHKLYNIPEVWGMWINKGIDWKLPFQEKHVLQQVSILGNLADFGILENPVGNIVCPNIAEPLSSNGSSRDKVPTVIEFGAGRAYLTQMLADYYGINKGFLVERKSCKLKADRSLRQIEDLTLERLRIDIEDLNLDALESLRGVPYLAIGKHLCGPATDLTLRCCLSEQSQEDKATHSSGSHYLRGLNIATCFVSGNTT; from the coding sequence AACAACAACCTTTCTACAAAAAAGGGCATCAATGGCGGGAGAGATTATGATGTTGATGATTTGAAAGTCATTTCGAAAGATGCAGAAAACTTTACCTTCCCAAATAAAGAGCTGTTTGAGCCCTCGGATGACATTACCTCAAACATGAAGAGGAATGCAGTGTATAACTTGACCGTCCCAGAATTCTCCCAACTGATGAGAAAGATAGAATTGATTCACGGTTCTATCAGTTCGGAGATTCACAAGTTGTATAACATACCCGAAGTTTGGGGCATGTGGATTAATAAAGGAATAGATTGGAAATTGCCGTTCCAAGAGAAACATGTTCTGCAACAGGTGTCGATTCTCGGGAACTTGGCAGACTTTGGAATATTGGAAAATCCTGTTGGGAACATAGTTTGTCCAAACATTGCAGAACCTTTGAGCTCCAATGGGTCATCTAGGGATAAGGTCCCTACCGTCATTGAGTTTGGGGCAGGGAGAGCATACCTAACACAAATGCTTGCAGACTATTATGGTATCAATAAAGGGTTTTTAGTCGAACGGAAGTCTTGCAAACTCAAGGCTGATCGAAGTCTACGACAAATAGAGGACTTGACTTTAGAGCGTTTGAGAATTGACATAGAGGATTTGAATTTGGATGCTCTTGAATCTTTGAGGGGAGTTCCCTACCTGGCGATTGGGAAACATCTCTGTGGGCCTGCAACAGATTTGACTTTAAGGTGTTGCCTTTCTGAGCAAAGTCAAGAAGATAAAGCTACACATTCAAGTGGTAGTCATTACCTGAGAGGACTTAATATTGCAACATGTTTTGTCAGTGGAAACACTACATAA
- the LOC122666981 gene encoding respiratory burst oxidase homolog protein E: MRTPSIGSSSSRRSNYSRRFDVQDDLQHSGEYGLGGAMLPIFLNDLSRNNDDDYVQVTLELEDDSIVVRSVTPTKRADPTGFNGIDGLLSRSLSATSKIRRKFPWLRSSSSRTRTSSSEPDELTISARDARKIKTKLERTRSSAQRALKGLRFISKTTTTEDANELWRIVESRFELLAKDGFLSREDFCECIGMNDSKEFAVGIFDALARRRCQKITRITKEELHEFWLQISDHSFDARLQIFFDMADRNEDGRITREEVQELIMLSASANKLAKLKEQAEEYASLIMEELDPEDLGYIELWQLEGLLLQKENYMNYSRPLSATSMGWSQSLSVNMNMGMGESFKPKNLLRVLGGKLPGLVLENWQRAWILGLWGLVMASLFMWKFVQYRNKDAFHVMGYCLTTAKGAAETLKLNMALILLPVCRNTLTWLRSTSARLFVPFDDNINFHKIIATAIAIGIVVHAGTHLACDFPRIVNSKAEKFMLISSDFNDKRPTYRELVKGAEGVTGFAMVVLMIISFTLATRRFRKNVVRLPPPFNRLTGFNAFWYSHHLFALVYAVLLAHGYFLFLEHKWYLKTTWMYISIPLLLYICERILRTFRSKSYSVKILKVSLLPGNVLSIVMSKPHGFRYRSGQYIFLQCPTISPFEWHPFSITSAPDDNYISVHIRSVGDWTQELKRVFTETSTCGSSPRSVIGRAKFGQVGIKEKSSLPKLFVDGPYGAPAQDYRNYDVLLLVGLGIGATPFISILRDLLNNIRTAEEQQNDSNTETTCRSEESSNHGSMTPSTSTPHGRKRTQRTTNAHFYWVTRESGSFEWFKGVMNEVAEMDQKGVIELHNYLTSVYEEGDARSTLLTMVQALNHAKHGVDILSGTRVRTHFARPNWKHVFKKIASKHPCATVGVFYCGMPVLAKELKKLSRELTQKTSTRFEFHKEYF; this comes from the exons ATGAGAACACCATCAATTGGGAGCAGCAGCTCTAGACGATCAAATTACAGTAGGAGATTCGACGTACAAGACGATTTGCAGCATTCCGGCGAGTATGGCCTGGGAGGGGCAATGCTGCCAATCTTCCTCAATGATCTCAGCAGAAACAATGACGACGATTATGTGCAAGTGACGTTGGAGCTTGAAGATGACTCCATCGTCGTACGCAGTGTTACTCCGACAAAAAGAGCCGATCCAACTGGATTCAATGGAATTGATGGTCTCCTAAGCCGGAGCTTATCTGCTACATCTAAGATTCGCCGGAAATTTCCGTGGCTGAGGTCTTCGTCGTCGCGAACACGAACATCATCGTCGGAGCCCGACGAGCTCACGATCTCTGCTCGGGATGCCAGGAAAATCAAAACTAAGCTCGAAAGGACGAGATCCAGTGCTCAACGAGCGCTTAAGGGTCTTAGATTCATCAGTAAAACCACCACAACAGAGGATGCTAATGAACTCTGGCGTATTGTCGAATCACGGTTCGAGCTGCTGGCCAAAGATGGTTTCCTCTCCAGAGAAGATTTCTGCGAATGTATAG GAATGAACGACTCCAAGGAGTTCGCGGTAGGGATTTTTGACGCATTAGCGAGACGGAGATGTCAAAAGATAACGAGAATTACGAAAGAAGAACTTCACGAGTTCTGGCTGCAGATATCGGACCATAGCTTTGACGCCCGCCTCCAGATTTTCTTCGACAT GGCGGACAGAAATGAAGATGGCCGAATCACAAGAGAAGAAGTCCAGGAA TTGATAATGCTCAGTGCTTCTGCAAACAAGCTTGCCAAACTGAAAGAACAAGCAGAAGAATACGCCTCACTGATAATGGAAGAACTAGACCCAGAAGACCTGGGCTATATCGAG TTGTGGCAGTTGGAAGGGTTGTTGCTGCAAAAAGAAAACTACATGAACTACAGCAGACCACTGAGCGCGACGAGCATGGGATGGAGTCAGAGCCTGAGCGTGAATATGAACATGGGAATGGGGGAATCATTCAAGCCCAAAAACCTGTTGCGCGTGTTAGGAGGGAAGTTACCGGGTCTGGTCTTGGAGAACTGGCAGAGAGCTTGGATCCTGGGGCTCTGGGGTTTGGTCATGGCTTCCCTCTTCATGTGGAAGTTCGTGCAGTACCGGAACAAGGATGCCTTCCATGTGATGGGTTACTGCTTGACCACCGCCAAGGGCGCCGCAGAAACCCTCAAGCTCAACATGGCTCTCATCTTGCTTCCTGTCTGTCGCAACACTCTTACGTGGCTTCGCTCCACCAGTGCTAGGTTGTTTGTTCCTTTCGACGACAACATCAATTTCCACAag ATTATTGCGACAGCAATAGCGATAGGAATAGTTGTGCATGCCGGGACCCATCTGGCATGCGATTTCCCGCGTATCGTGAATTCAAAAGCAGAGAAGTTCATGCTGATATCGTCGGATTTCAATGACAAGAGGCCGACGTACAGGGAGCTTGTGAAGGGCGCAGAAGGTGTGACAGGGTTCGCCATGGTGGTCCTCATGATCATCTCTTTCACACTGGCCACCCGCCGCTTCCGCAAGAACGTTGTGAGGCTCCCACCACCTTTCAACCGATTGACGGGCTTCAACGCTTTCTGGTATTCCCATCACCTTTTCGCTCTCGTCTACGCCGTCCTCCTCGCCCACGGCTACTTCTTATTCCTCGAACACAAGTGGTACCTCAAAACG ACCTGGATGTACATCTCTATCCCGCTGTTGCTCTACATTTGTGAACGAATTCTACGAACATTTCGATCAAAAAGTTACTCGGTTAAGATCTTAAAG GTTTCATTACTACCGGGAAATGTACTGAGCATAGTGATGTCGAAGCCCCATGGGTTTAGGTATAGAAGTGGGCAGTACATATTTCTACAATGCCCAACAATCTCCCCATTTGAGTG GCACCCATTTTCCATTACTTCAGCACCTGATGACAACTACATTAGTGTTCATATCCGTAGCGTAGGAGATTGGACACAAGAGCTGAAACGGGTATTCACCGAAACTAGTACTTGTGGCTCATCCCCACGATCAGTAATCGGCAGAGCCAAATTTGGTCAAGTTGGAATTAAAGAAAAGAGCAG TTTACCAAAATTATTCGTGGATGGACCGTACGGAGCTCCAGCACAAGACTACAGAAACTATGACGTGCTACTCCTTGTTGGGCTTGGAATTGGAGCCACACCTTTTATTAGCATCCTCAGAGATTTACTCAACAATATACGCACAGCAGAAGAACAACAAAAT GATTCAAACACGGAGACGACATGTAGATCTGAAGAGAGCAGTAATCACGGATCCATGACTCCTTCTACGTCCACACCTCATGGGAGGAAGAGAACGCAAAGGACGACAAACGCTCATTTCTACTGGGTTACAAGGGAATCTGGTTCCTTCGAATGGTTTAAAGGAGTTATGAACGAGGTCGCCGAAATGGATCAAAAG GGTGTGATCGAGTTGCACAACTATCTCACCAGCGTCTATGAAGAAGGGGATGCCAGGTCCACCCTGCTTACCATGGTACAAGCTTTGAACCATGCCAAACACGGCGTCGACATCCTCTCTGGCACccgg GTTAGAACACATTTCGCGCGGCCGAATTGGAAACACGTGTTCAAAAAAATAGCTTCAAAGCACCCGTGTGCCACTGTTG GAGTATTCTACTGTGGGATGCCAGTACTAGCAAAGGAGCTAAAGAAGTTATCACGTGAACTAACACAAAAAACATCCACACGGTTCGAGTTCCACAAGGAGTATTTCTGA